The uncultured Desulfuromonas sp. genome has a segment encoding these proteins:
- a CDS encoding PhnD/SsuA/transferrin family substrate-binding protein, with the protein MRFLLPFMVPFFFFIFWGSASLGLASEQPTLRFTPLPMVSERNLKNNFGTFADYLSQQTNCPVELVLKKNYRMILDELLADRIDLAYLGPLPFVLLTEKDPDFVPVVRFVDKTGQSTYTCCLAAFSGDHINLDSDHPLLVSLTQPYSTCGYLMSEKLLNQHHYTLSDGSYIYSGNHSESALDVLRGATQVAGLKTSIAEKYHHLGLKILEQSTPLPGFVLVANPRTVPKELIEKIRSQLLSLDPQHSTTDAETTHLWGESIRYGATEVDSSDYDVIRDLLLQVEIPGIGP; encoded by the coding sequence GTGCGCTTCCTTTTACCATTCATGGTCCCATTTTTCTTCTTTATTTTTTGGGGATCAGCATCCCTTGGCCTGGCATCTGAACAGCCAACTTTGCGCTTTACTCCTCTACCGATGGTTTCTGAACGAAATCTCAAAAATAATTTTGGCACTTTTGCTGACTACCTGTCACAGCAGACCAACTGTCCGGTTGAGTTAGTTCTGAAAAAAAACTATCGCATGATCCTCGACGAACTGCTTGCTGACAGAATTGATCTTGCTTATCTGGGGCCTCTGCCTTTTGTTTTACTGACAGAGAAGGATCCTGATTTTGTTCCTGTCGTCCGATTTGTCGACAAAACCGGACAATCAACATATACCTGCTGCCTGGCGGCTTTCAGTGGCGACCATATCAATCTTGACTCTGACCATCCATTGCTGGTTTCGTTAACGCAACCCTATTCAACCTGCGGCTATCTGATGAGCGAGAAGTTGCTCAACCAACATCATTACACGTTGAGTGATGGCAGCTATATCTATTCAGGAAACCACTCGGAAAGTGCCTTGGACGTCTTACGAGGTGCAACGCAAGTCGCAGGATTGAAAACCTCAATTGCCGAAAAATACCATCATCTTGGGCTGAAGATTCTTGAACAGAGCACTCCCCTACCCGGTTTCGTCCTGGTGGCGAACCCCCGAACCGTACCGAAGGAACTGATTGAAAAAATTCGCAGTCAGTTACTGTCTCTTGATCCACAGCACTCAACCACAGATGCAGAGACAACCCATCTGTGGGGGGAATCAATCCGTTACGGAGCCACTGAAGTTGACAGCAGCGATTACGATGTTATTCGTGATCTACTTCTGCAGGTTGAAATTCCAGGAATCGGACCATGA
- a CDS encoding diguanylate cyclase: MKTIHAVLIFLVAVVVSAVLIGQRYEQFKSDHLMMRESSQKVAFTSVTNTLRLVSRSLADEVLQKEELLKLIHDIVYSGKDERNELRGYLYRDLYQMYARISQHSIRQFHFHFPDGRSMLRFHAPDKADDNLRPFRPSVVIANRQHIEVHGYESGRIVHGFRHVYPLNYHGIDIGSVEISNSFQQINTELSAITKPTNTELLFLMYKPDLWYKLAQGQEKLYKPSPLNADYVVENQEASAYSRFGGTVQTSSFLEQLQIKLKQRSDLKDRMATGNDFAIMVRHSNQLYSAIFHSIRNISGQHAAYVIAFTPEPYLRSLLLNSIIQFSVAVILFVVIFHYRIGLTRSRKKQEQTSDFLLTLSDNMGQGVYATDTEGNLTYLNREAEKILGWKHDEALHKNAHDLFHVDDSSHEQGCFILNAIIEGATCQQELAFFRNRTREEFPVELTCTPIYTEGEILGTITLFHDITQRLENQQELVDAKTQLEQANCHLNELARVDALTGIANRREFDQTLSSLWKSSYRKKERLGILMIDIDHFKAYNDQYGHQKGDDCLKQVAQAICQSCMRPDDFVARYGGEEFIVLLPQTAHDDAVYVARRIQQKIAEKAIDHPKSPTKAVITLSIGVCSMVPHDLSSEQQFIDCADRRLYVAKNSGRNQICDQD, encoded by the coding sequence ATGAAAACGATCCATGCGGTTCTGATCTTTTTAGTCGCGGTAGTCGTATCGGCCGTTTTGATCGGTCAACGTTATGAACAGTTTAAAAGCGACCACCTGATGATGCGTGAATCCAGCCAAAAAGTCGCGTTTACCAGCGTGACCAATACGTTGCGTCTTGTTTCGCGCTCGTTGGCGGATGAAGTATTGCAAAAAGAGGAATTGCTCAAACTGATTCACGACATTGTTTACAGCGGAAAGGACGAGCGGAATGAACTACGTGGCTACCTTTATCGCGACCTGTACCAGATGTACGCCCGCATCAGCCAACACTCCATCCGCCAGTTCCATTTTCATTTTCCCGATGGCCGATCCATGTTGCGGTTTCATGCGCCGGACAAAGCCGATGATAACCTGCGCCCCTTTCGTCCTTCCGTGGTCATTGCCAATCGTCAACATATTGAAGTTCACGGTTATGAAAGTGGCCGCATTGTGCATGGATTTCGCCATGTTTACCCACTGAACTACCACGGTATTGATATTGGTAGTGTTGAAATCAGCAACTCGTTCCAACAAATCAATACAGAGCTCAGCGCAATTACCAAACCGACGAATACTGAATTGCTGTTTCTCATGTATAAACCGGATTTGTGGTACAAATTGGCACAAGGACAGGAAAAGCTCTATAAGCCCTCTCCATTGAACGCGGATTATGTCGTAGAAAACCAGGAAGCTTCTGCGTATAGCCGTTTCGGTGGAACCGTACAAACGTCATCATTTCTTGAGCAGCTGCAAATAAAATTGAAGCAGCGTTCCGATCTGAAGGATCGCATGGCAACGGGCAATGATTTTGCCATCATGGTCCGTCATTCCAACCAACTCTACTCCGCCATTTTTCATTCGATCCGCAACATCTCCGGGCAACATGCCGCTTATGTGATCGCGTTCACTCCAGAGCCCTATTTACGCTCTCTGCTATTAAATTCAATCATTCAATTTTCTGTTGCCGTGATTCTCTTTGTGGTGATTTTTCATTATCGTATCGGCCTGACCCGTTCCAGAAAAAAGCAGGAACAAACCAGCGACTTTCTGTTGACCTTGTCAGACAACATGGGACAAGGGGTGTACGCTACCGACACAGAGGGTAATCTGACATATCTTAATCGCGAAGCGGAAAAAATTCTCGGCTGGAAACACGACGAGGCTCTGCATAAAAATGCCCACGACCTCTTTCATGTTGATGACAGCAGCCACGAACAGGGGTGCTTCATTCTTAATGCCATCATCGAAGGGGCGACCTGTCAGCAGGAGCTGGCCTTTTTCCGCAATCGGACCCGTGAGGAATTTCCCGTTGAATTAACCTGTACTCCAATCTATACGGAAGGCGAGATTCTCGGCACCATCACACTGTTTCACGACATCACACAACGATTGGAAAACCAACAGGAACTCGTGGATGCAAAAACACAACTCGAGCAGGCGAATTGCCATCTCAACGAATTGGCCCGAGTCGATGCGTTGACCGGCATTGCCAATCGCCGGGAATTTGACCAAACGCTGTCCAGTTTATGGAAAAGCTCCTACCGGAAAAAAGAACGCCTTGGAATTCTGATGATCGATATTGATCATTTCAAAGCCTACAATGATCAGTATGGTCATCAAAAAGGTGACGACTGTCTCAAACAGGTGGCTCAAGCCATTTGTCAATCCTGCATGCGCCCGGATGATTTCGTGGCACGCTACGGCGGCGAAGAGTTCATCGTACTTCTGCCACAGACCGCCCATGACGATGCGGTTTATGTTGCCCGGAGAATCCAACAAAAGATCGCTGAAAAAGCAATCGATCACCCTAAATCACCCACCAAGGCCGTCATAACTCTCAGTATCGGTGTATGTAGTATGGTTCCACACGACCTGAGTTCAGAACAACAATTTATTGATTGTGCCGACCGTCGCCTTTATGTGGCGAAGAACAGCGGACGCAATCAGATCTGTGATCAGGATTGA
- the cobA gene encoding uroporphyrinogen-III C-methyltransferase, whose product MSTLPILLKKPRILLLGAGNIAFQKAQVLLDNQIDFTVVAQCIGEAFASLPVTPVKKNIEQADLADYAIIVDATGDEQVGQLLEEEKKRRNILVNRVDKPAQCDFYFSSLLNYGRLKIAVSTDGASPTIGREVRNRIQRVIPQQLSDLVEEKACQRKAGRIDIDATRTQVREQLAQVFLIGCGPGDVRLLTLQAYQCLQEMDVVLYDHLISEEILDLIPSQTQKVYVGKKKGAHSFKQEQINALILDYARQGLHVARLKSGDPYIFGRGAEEARYLVEHGIRVRVIAGISSALVGPASAGIPLTARGYAANLSIVSAHLSGSRINSAWLPLLKLDYHTTVVLMGLSFAEQISALALQQGVDPELPVAIISNASRPQQQTVTTTLSRLPQVAQSAARPAVLVFGPVVELHHILPQFDLQS is encoded by the coding sequence GTGTCTACCTTACCCATTCTTTTGAAAAAACCACGGATTCTTTTGCTGGGCGCCGGCAATATTGCGTTTCAGAAGGCGCAGGTTCTTCTCGATAATCAGATTGATTTTACCGTCGTTGCCCAGTGCATTGGGGAGGCCTTTGCTTCGTTGCCGGTGACCCCGGTGAAAAAAAACATTGAACAAGCTGATCTGGCCGACTACGCAATTATCGTCGATGCCACGGGAGATGAGCAGGTTGGCCAATTGCTTGAAGAGGAAAAGAAACGCCGCAATATCCTGGTTAACCGGGTTGACAAACCCGCTCAATGCGACTTTTATTTTTCTTCTTTGCTCAACTATGGGCGGTTGAAAATTGCCGTATCAACGGATGGGGCAAGTCCAACGATTGGCCGGGAAGTGCGCAATCGCATTCAACGTGTCATTCCACAGCAGTTGTCTGATCTGGTTGAAGAGAAAGCCTGTCAACGCAAGGCTGGACGTATTGACATCGATGCCACTCGCACCCAAGTGAGAGAGCAGCTGGCTCAGGTTTTTCTTATTGGCTGTGGTCCCGGTGATGTTCGTTTGTTGACCCTGCAAGCCTATCAATGCCTGCAGGAAATGGATGTTGTTTTATATGATCATCTGATTTCCGAAGAAATACTTGACCTGATCCCATCACAGACGCAAAAGGTCTATGTCGGTAAAAAGAAAGGGGCGCACAGTTTTAAACAGGAGCAGATCAATGCTCTGATTCTTGATTATGCGCGTCAGGGCCTTCATGTGGCCCGGTTGAAAAGTGGCGACCCGTATATCTTTGGCCGCGGTGCTGAAGAGGCGCGTTATCTGGTTGAGCACGGCATTCGCGTCCGTGTTATCGCAGGGATCAGTTCTGCTCTGGTTGGACCGGCTTCAGCCGGTATTCCTTTGACGGCGCGGGGGTATGCAGCGAATCTCTCGATTGTCTCCGCTCATCTTTCCGGAAGTCGTATTAACAGTGCCTGGCTTCCCTTGTTAAAGCTCGACTATCATACCACGGTTGTGCTGATGGGATTGAGTTTTGCCGAACAGATTTCAGCACTGGCTCTGCAGCAAGGAGTGGATCCTGAGTTGCCGGTGGCGATTATTTCCAACGCGTCACGTCCTCAGCAACAAACGGTAACCACGACGTTATCTCGATTACCGCAGGTTGCTCAATCTGCTGCCCGTCCTGCAGTCCTGGTTTTCGGCCCGGTGGTGGAACTGCATCATATCCTTCCTCAGTTCGACCTTCAATCCTGA
- a CDS encoding MOSC domain-containing protein: protein MTRGLGQVLAVCISERTGEQKKAVDAIQLVEDYGIVGDAHGGTERQVSLLAKESIDRMRAKGLTLADGDFAENIVTAGVDLLRTDLGTRIEIANVVLEVTQIGKTCHQRCAIYHQAGECVMPTQGIFAKVVEGGAISPGDQIHITCP, encoded by the coding sequence ATGACACGTGGCTTAGGTCAAGTGCTTGCTGTTTGCATAAGTGAGAGAACCGGCGAGCAAAAGAAAGCGGTTGATGCTATTCAACTTGTTGAGGACTATGGCATTGTCGGTGATGCTCATGGCGGTACAGAGCGTCAGGTAAGTCTGTTGGCCAAGGAAAGTATTGATCGTATGCGAGCCAAAGGGCTGACACTGGCTGACGGTGATTTTGCTGAAAATATTGTCACAGCGGGAGTTGACCTGTTAAGGACAGATCTCGGAACGCGCATTGAAATTGCAAATGTCGTTCTCGAGGTGACACAGATTGGTAAAACCTGTCACCAACGCTGTGCTATTTACCATCAAGCAGGTGAATGCGTTATGCCGACTCAAGGTATTTTTGCCAAAGTGGTCGAAGGTGGCGCAATCAGCCCAGGTGATCAAATTCATATAACCTGTCCATAA
- a CDS encoding HDOD domain-containing protein, whose product MQDYSEIVGEMGDLPPMPIVAVKVLELLQDPDTSVKKLAETISLDSAVSARMLKIANSAMYGLSRQVTTLQNALVILGERTVRSLVLASSMSSVNKSFGLLEKMLWEESIGCALAARYFSSKLEHVNSEEAFMAGLFSNLGKIVRNNNDSERYQELVEAVYNGAGDYLTLEQEVFSNPYSLVGAAVLDSWKIAPLLVEAVHHQMDFDQADIDQDVAGLSAVVNLSSAACLRLGIGQRDEDADVDVSSCPGASYFNLSEGRVSDLLEEFNEVFEQNRESFMG is encoded by the coding sequence ATGCAGGATTATTCTGAAATTGTTGGTGAGATGGGTGATCTACCGCCGATGCCCATTGTCGCGGTCAAGGTTCTGGAACTGCTTCAGGATCCCGATACATCAGTAAAAAAATTGGCGGAAACGATTTCATTGGATTCTGCTGTTTCGGCCCGGATGCTCAAAATTGCCAATTCGGCCATGTACGGATTGTCCCGTCAGGTGACAACCCTACAAAACGCTCTGGTTATTCTTGGTGAGCGCACTGTGAGAAGCTTGGTCTTGGCATCCAGCATGAGTAGTGTCAACAAATCCTTTGGCCTTCTTGAAAAAATGCTTTGGGAAGAGTCGATTGGCTGTGCCTTGGCTGCTCGTTATTTCAGCAGCAAACTGGAGCATGTTAATAGTGAAGAAGCCTTTATGGCCGGTTTGTTCAGCAATTTGGGCAAGATTGTACGAAATAATAACGATTCTGAACGTTATCAGGAACTTGTTGAAGCGGTTTACAATGGGGCTGGAGACTATCTGACTTTGGAGCAGGAGGTTTTCTCTAATCCGTACAGTTTAGTCGGTGCTGCTGTCCTTGACTCGTGGAAAATTGCTCCGTTACTGGTTGAAGCGGTTCACCACCAAATGGATTTTGACCAAGCGGATATTGATCAGGATGTTGCCGGCCTTTCCGCTGTTGTTAATTTGTCGTCTGCCGCTTGCCTGCGGCTTGGAATCGGACAACGCGACGAAGATGCTGATGTAGACGTTTCTTCCTGCCCTGGTGCCAGCTATTTCAATCTTTCTGAAGGACGTGTCAGTGACCTTCTTGAAGAATTCAATGAAGTTTTTGAACAAAATCGAGAGAGTTTTATGGGATAA
- a CDS encoding methyl-accepting chemotaxis protein — translation MSIQKKVAAILLVLMVFVMGTAIFVVNQQTTSLLRKQAEAEMDGLRTSEYQQAKSVFQSLNVGTSTSVEMGEMEVFDELLNELSTVHNILEVGLTNSKGHIDYSSDKSRINQVLDSAIFQQAKTDRSGAFGQHERNEDLVLTIGKFFTEECLDCHGEFKAGDLGGVLYLRYTLKDLHQRHQSVTQALEEGVSQSVRTMSVTGITGVVFAAAVIYWMLGALIRKPLVAVEEMFVNMAAGRLDGRLRMQRSDEIGHIGETIDTFADFLQQDVLVSLQKLAEGDLTIDVIPKDDQDSIRIALKKVSDDLNDVLLRVQAGGTQIASGAAQVSNSSQTLSEGATDSASSLQQISASMNELSSQTSASADNAQQANQLANQAKDAADRGSQQMRQMVTAMADINESGLNISKIIKVIDEIAFQTNLLALNAAVEAARAGQHGKGFAVVAEEVRNLAARSAKAAQETAALIETSVNKAEHGAEIADNTSEAFNAIVEEIQKVSDLVAEISAATSEQAQGFSQVNDGIAKIDEVTQQNTASAEEGAAAAEQLSSQAEQLADILTRFRLKQNMTQSSSLPKMPAPVKMTSSVKQDDQWGHSQAAGAPVQIALDDDDFGKY, via the coding sequence ATGAGTATTCAGAAAAAAGTTGCCGCCATTTTGCTTGTGTTGATGGTGTTTGTGATGGGAACAGCAATCTTTGTTGTCAATCAACAAACCACGTCGTTATTACGTAAACAGGCGGAAGCTGAAATGGATGGGCTGCGGACTTCTGAGTATCAGCAAGCCAAGAGTGTGTTTCAGAGTTTGAATGTCGGCACGTCGACCTCGGTTGAAATGGGGGAGATGGAAGTTTTTGATGAGTTGCTCAATGAGCTGTCCACTGTTCATAATATCCTTGAAGTTGGTCTGACTAACTCAAAGGGACATATTGACTATTCAAGTGACAAGAGTCGTATCAATCAAGTGCTTGATAGTGCCATCTTCCAACAGGCAAAAACAGATCGCAGTGGTGCATTTGGACAACATGAGCGTAACGAGGATCTGGTTTTAACAATCGGAAAATTTTTTACGGAGGAATGTCTCGATTGTCACGGTGAATTTAAAGCCGGTGACTTGGGTGGCGTGCTGTACTTGCGCTATACTCTTAAAGACTTACATCAACGCCATCAGTCCGTAACGCAGGCTCTTGAAGAAGGCGTCAGTCAGAGTGTCCGCACCATGTCGGTGACCGGTATCACGGGTGTTGTTTTTGCCGCAGCGGTCATTTACTGGATGCTGGGAGCATTGATTCGTAAACCGTTGGTCGCCGTTGAGGAGATGTTTGTCAATATGGCAGCCGGGCGGCTTGATGGCCGTTTACGCATGCAACGCAGTGATGAAATCGGCCATATTGGCGAGACCATTGATACGTTTGCCGACTTTCTGCAGCAGGATGTGTTGGTGTCATTGCAAAAACTGGCCGAAGGGGATCTGACGATTGATGTGATTCCCAAAGATGATCAGGATTCAATCCGTATTGCTCTGAAAAAAGTCAGCGACGATTTGAATGACGTGTTGCTGCGGGTTCAGGCTGGTGGAACTCAAATCGCTTCTGGTGCCGCTCAAGTTTCCAACAGCAGTCAAACGTTATCTGAAGGTGCAACCGATTCGGCAAGTTCTCTTCAGCAGATTTCAGCGTCAATGAACGAGTTGTCGTCTCAGACAAGCGCCAGTGCGGATAATGCACAACAGGCGAATCAATTGGCAAATCAAGCCAAAGATGCTGCAGACCGTGGTAGTCAGCAGATGAGGCAAATGGTCACGGCTATGGCGGATATTAACGAATCCGGTCTGAACATTTCAAAAATCATCAAGGTCATTGATGAAATTGCTTTCCAGACCAATTTGTTGGCCTTGAACGCAGCAGTTGAAGCGGCTCGGGCTGGACAACATGGGAAAGGCTTTGCCGTTGTTGCTGAAGAAGTTCGCAACCTGGCGGCACGTAGTGCCAAGGCCGCGCAGGAAACTGCGGCCCTGATCGAAACTTCAGTCAACAAAGCGGAGCATGGTGCTGAAATTGCCGACAACACCTCAGAAGCGTTTAACGCCATTGTCGAAGAAATTCAAAAAGTCAGTGACCTTGTCGCTGAAATTTCCGCGGCAACCAGTGAGCAGGCTCAAGGTTTCTCTCAGGTCAATGACGGTATTGCTAAAATTGATGAGGTGACCCAGCAGAACACTGCCAGTGCGGAAGAAGGCGCTGCCGCTGCCGAACAGCTGTCAAGTCAGGCTGAACAGCTTGCTGATATTCTGACCCGTTTTCGCCTAAAACAGAACATGACCCAAAGTTCTTCTTTGCCAAAAATGCCCGCACCAGTTAAAATGACTTCATCCGTTAAGCAAGACGATCAGTGGGGCCATTCTCAAGCGGCCGGCGCTCCGGTGCAAATTGCTCTGGATGACGATGATTTTGGCAAATATTAA
- a CDS encoding chemotaxis protein CheW, protein MTEVAKSNFSDEVGSEDTQEGKYLTFHMGDEDYGIEIRYVTEIIGIQRITEVPDMPSFIKGVINLRGKVIPVMDVRARFNLPPRDYDERTCIVVVQLNTTSVGLVVDKVNEVADIPPENIEPPPRSTSGGSSEYIQGMGKMGERVKILLNVGKLLYDNELEQIEF, encoded by the coding sequence ATGACTGAAGTTGCCAAATCCAATTTTAGTGACGAAGTGGGAAGCGAAGATACACAGGAAGGGAAGTATCTGACCTTTCATATGGGGGATGAAGATTACGGGATTGAGATTCGTTATGTTACTGAAATTATCGGAATCCAGCGGATTACTGAAGTTCCGGATATGCCAAGTTTTATTAAAGGCGTGATCAATCTGCGTGGCAAAGTTATTCCGGTGATGGATGTGCGTGCGCGTTTTAATTTGCCCCCTCGTGATTATGATGAGCGAACCTGTATCGTTGTTGTACAGCTTAACACAACCTCTGTTGGCTTGGTTGTCGACAAGGTTAATGAAGTCGCCGACATCCCACCTGAAAACATCGAGCCGCCACCGCGTTCAACATCAGGAGGAAGCTCTGAGTATATTCAGGGTATGGGGAAAATGGGAGAGCGCGTCAAAATTTTATTAAATGTTGGCAAGCTGCTTTACGATAACGAGCTTGAGCAAATTGAGTTTTAA
- the argC gene encoding N-acetyl-gamma-glutamyl-phosphate reductase, producing MKVAVVGASGYTGVELLRLLVRHPHVELCSITSRQYDGMNIAQVFPSLAGLVSLPCSQIDVQKIGQDADFVFTALPHKTAMDVVPGFLDQGCKVVDLSADYRLHDVAVYESWYQKHTSPELLKEAVYGLVELYRDDIVAARLVANPGCYPTSVALAVTPLLRNGLIDHRSLVVDSKSGTSGAGRSAKTGSLFCEVNEGFKAYSVGNHRHTPEIEQTLSEQAGESVIINFTPHLLPVNRGILTTCYAQLSDGVDGEQLKALYEDFYADQPFVRLFPGGQLPNVAFVRGSNYADLGFVVDERTRRVIVVSAIDNLVKGAAGQAVQNMNVMAGYDETLGLDVVPLFP from the coding sequence ATGAAAGTCGCTGTTGTCGGTGCAAGTGGATATACCGGTGTTGAACTTCTCAGGTTGTTGGTCAGGCATCCTCACGTGGAGCTGTGTTCAATTACATCCAGGCAATATGACGGGATGAATATTGCTCAGGTGTTTCCTTCGTTGGCCGGTTTGGTTTCATTGCCTTGCAGTCAGATCGATGTGCAAAAAATCGGACAGGACGCTGATTTTGTGTTTACCGCATTGCCTCATAAAACGGCTATGGATGTTGTTCCGGGGTTTTTGGATCAAGGCTGTAAGGTTGTTGATTTGTCCGCGGATTACCGTCTCCATGATGTCGCTGTGTATGAATCCTGGTATCAGAAACACACCAGCCCTGAACTGTTGAAAGAAGCGGTTTATGGTCTTGTCGAACTGTATCGAGATGACATTGTCGCGGCACGTTTGGTGGCGAATCCCGGTTGTTATCCAACCAGCGTTGCTCTTGCAGTGACGCCGTTACTGCGAAATGGGCTTATAGATCATCGTAGCTTGGTCGTTGACAGCAAGTCCGGTACCAGCGGAGCGGGCCGCTCGGCAAAGACCGGCAGCCTGTTTTGTGAGGTGAATGAAGGATTCAAAGCTTACAGTGTCGGCAATCACCGTCATACTCCAGAAATTGAGCAAACCCTGTCGGAACAGGCTGGTGAATCAGTGATAATTAATTTTACTCCCCATTTGTTGCCGGTAAACAGGGGCATTTTGACAACCTGTTATGCTCAATTGTCCGATGGTGTCGATGGCGAGCAACTCAAAGCACTCTATGAAGATTTTTACGCTGATCAGCCTTTTGTGCGGTTGTTTCCCGGTGGGCAGTTGCCTAATGTGGCATTTGTGCGTGGCAGTAACTATGCAGATCTGGGCTTTGTTGTTGATGAACGAACTCGGCGTGTTATTGTAGTATCTGCGATTGATAATCTGGTTAAGGGAGCTGCTGGTCAGGCTGTGCAGAATATGAATGTCATGGCGGGTTATGACGAAACACTTGGGCTGGATGTTGTGCCGCTGTTTCCGTAA
- the rpsI gene encoding 30S ribosomal protein S9, which translates to MAEQRYNATGKRKTSVARVWMKPGTGSITVNKQDINDYFGRETSKMIIRQPLELTDNVGKFDIFVNVRGGGPSGQAGAIKHGITKALLEMDASLRGVLKKAGFITRDSRIKERKKYGRAAARRSFQFSKR; encoded by the coding sequence ATGGCTGAACAACGATATAATGCCACCGGCAAAAGAAAAACTTCCGTTGCCCGTGTCTGGATGAAGCCTGGCACCGGCAGCATTACGGTAAATAAACAGGATATCAACGACTACTTTGGTCGTGAAACGTCAAAAATGATCATCCGCCAACCCCTCGAGCTGACTGATAATGTGGGTAAATTCGATATTTTCGTCAATGTTCGTGGCGGCGGTCCTTCCGGTCAGGCGGGCGCAATCAAGCACGGCATTACCAAAGCTCTGCTTGAAATGGATGCCAGCCTGCGTGGTGTTCTGAAAAAAGCAGGTTTCATTACCCGCGATAGTCGTATCAAGGAACGTAAGAAATACGGTCGTGCAGCTGCACGTCGTAGTTTCCAGTTCTCGAAGCGTTAA
- the rplM gene encoding 50S ribosomal protein L13, with the protein MSTQIAKACEVKREWFVVDMEGKVLGRAASEIAKILSGKNKAIYSPSVDTGDYVVVVNAEKLQLTGNKQSDKMYYHHTGYPGGIRSISADKLLVKKPEELVIKAVRGMLPKNKLGRQMLKKLKVYAGSEHNNAAQQPKVLDI; encoded by the coding sequence ATGAGCACGCAAATTGCTAAAGCATGCGAAGTAAAAAGAGAGTGGTTCGTGGTGGATATGGAAGGCAAGGTCTTAGGTCGAGCCGCTTCCGAGATCGCCAAAATTTTAAGTGGTAAAAACAAAGCCATTTATTCTCCCAGTGTTGACACCGGCGACTATGTTGTTGTTGTGAATGCCGAGAAACTGCAGCTGACCGGAAACAAGCAGTCGGATAAGATGTACTACCATCACACGGGCTATCCCGGTGGTATCCGTTCCATCAGTGCCGACAAACTTCTGGTAAAAAAGCCGGAAGAACTGGTCATCAAAGCTGTTCGTGGCATGTTGCCTAAAAACAAATTGGGTCGTCAAATGCTCAAAAAGTTGAAGGTCTATGCCGGCAGCGAGCATAACAACGCCGCTCAACAGCCCAAAGTACTCGATATTTAG
- the truA gene encoding tRNA pseudouridine(38-40) synthase TruA, which produces MPRLCLTVEYDGTSYGGWQVQPNALTVQELVESALAQVVGYAVRIHSSGRTDAGVHALDMKAHFDVDTLLPLPAYREGVNRFLPQDIVVRQVTQVADDFHARFAAEGKWYRYRIYRGEIRSPLHRLFCWHVGGMLDVDAMKQAAVVLVGTHDFAAFQASGCAASTTRRTLFDITVLEQGEELIIDVHGSGFLKNMVRIIVGSLVEVGRGKLTAEKLAQILEGGQRCRAGLTAPAQGLCLMQVWYEKNAEIT; this is translated from the coding sequence ATGCCGCGTTTGTGTCTTACTGTAGAATATGACGGTACCTCGTATGGCGGATGGCAGGTTCAGCCCAATGCCTTAACGGTACAGGAATTGGTTGAATCCGCTCTCGCTCAGGTCGTCGGGTATGCGGTGCGCATCCATTCTTCCGGGCGGACCGATGCCGGAGTGCATGCGTTGGATATGAAGGCTCATTTCGATGTGGATACCTTATTGCCGTTGCCTGCTTATCGCGAAGGGGTGAACCGCTTTCTACCGCAGGACATCGTCGTTCGTCAGGTAACGCAGGTTGCCGATGATTTTCACGCCCGCTTTGCTGCCGAGGGGAAATGGTATCGCTACCGAATCTACCGTGGTGAAATTCGTTCTCCATTGCATCGCCTTTTTTGCTGGCATGTCGGCGGCATGTTGGATGTTGATGCGATGAAACAAGCGGCGGTGGTTCTTGTCGGTACCCATGATTTTGCTGCTTTTCAAGCTTCAGGCTGCGCAGCATCCACTACGCGCCGGACCCTGTTTGACATCACGGTTTTAGAGCAGGGTGAGGAGTTGATCATTGATGTGCATGGTAGCGGCTTTTTGAAAAATATGGTGCGCATTATTGTCGGCAGTCTGGTCGAGGTCGGCCGGGGTAAGTTGACAGCTGAAAAACTGGCCCAGATTCTTGAAGGAGGGCAACGCTGCCGGGCCGGATTGACCGCGCCCGCGCAGGGGTTGTGTCTGATGCAGGTCTGGTATGAAAAAAATGCTGAAATTACTTGA